The following proteins are co-located in the Canis aureus isolate CA01 chromosome X, VMU_Caureus_v.1.0, whole genome shotgun sequence genome:
- the TMSB4X gene encoding thymosin beta-4 translates to MSDKPDMAEIEKFDKSKLKKTETQEKNPLPSKETIEQEKQAGES, encoded by the exons ATGTCTGACAAACCCGATATggctgagattgagaaattcgATAAGTcgaaattgaagaagacagaaaCGCAAGAGAAAAATCCACTGCCTTCGAAAGAAA CGATTGAacaggagaagcaagcaggcGAATCGTAA